A window of the Citrus sinensis cultivar Valencia sweet orange chromosome 9, DVS_A1.0, whole genome shotgun sequence genome harbors these coding sequences:
- the LOC102607514 gene encoding two-component response regulator ORR10, with translation MGMAAAAAAAVAESQFHVLAVDDSIIDRKLIERLLKTSSYQVTTVDSGSKALEFLGLHEDDGQSSHSVYPNMHQEVGVNLVITDYCMPGMTGYDLLKKIKESSSLRDIPVVIMSSENVPSRISRCLEEGAEEFFLKPVRLSDLNKLKPHLMKTKIKDQIKQQSQQQQEEESDESDFQSPSPPQQQPQESQQSQQQQQQQQQQQQQQQQQQQQSNNNKRKALEEGLSPERTRPRYNGIATVV, from the exons ATGGGCATGGCGGCAGCAGCGGCAGCAGCTGTAGCAGAGTCGCAGTTTCATGTTTTAGCAGTTGATGATAGCATTATCGACAGGAAGCTTATTGAGAGACTCCTCAAGACCTCTTCATATCAAG TTACTACAGTTGATTCTGGTAGTAAAGCTCTAGAATTTCTGGGATTACATGAAGATGATGGCCAAAGCAGCCACTCTGTTTATCCAAACATGCATCAGGAGGTGGGAGTAAATCTTGTGATCACAGACTACTGTATGCCGGGAATGACTGGCTATGATTTGCTCAAGAAAATCAAG GAATCTTCATCTCTAAGGGACATACCAGTGGTGATAATGTCATCTGAGAATGTTCCTTCAAGAATCAGCAg aTGTCTAGAAGAGGGTGCAGaagaattctttttgaagCCAGTCCGATTGTCGGATTTGAATAAACTGAAACCTCATTTGAtgaaaaccaaaattaaaGATCAAATTAAACAACAATCGCAACagcaacaagaagaagaatcaGATGAATCTGATTTCCAATCACCATCACCACCACAGCAACAACCACAAGAGTCGCAACAATCgcagcaacaacaacagcaacagcaacagcaacagcagcagcagcagcagcaacaacaacaatcaaACAATAACAAGAGAAAAGCCCTGGAAGAGGGGCTTTCACCTGAAAGAACAAGACCTAGATACAATGGTATTGCCACTGTTGTCTAA